In one Moritella sp. 5 genomic region, the following are encoded:
- a CDS encoding IucA/IucC family siderophore biosynthesis protein, translating into MIQSYDQILHQNLAKIYSLRGFLNCFCREVAGPQGALSYPEDIINLPDSIFQSLQETGGILLNIDLHDGQLICVVDKKSQSYQYRYLSYFLFQSNTQDQQELDWDELQVILLNDLASRFNTDANDELLAQMNNSEQVLAYLLLNRKRSKESTNLYLESESKLLLGHATHPAAKSRLGFSQQDILDYSPELRASFQLHYFAAKSDKVKRLGTGLSDDTLRDFSATYDSLPPDYALLPVHPWQAKYLLKQDVIIKLIEQGLLIDLGVRGKKLTATSSLRTLYNPELDFFIKGSLNVRITNCVRKNAYYELESAVKLTELLTPNFNQLEKKYPGLKIMHEPGCLTLDFDELDAEKQVQIEEGFGVLFRENPTELREQNILLAGSLFTQGVSGESNVKTHIWHLSQRNQMSYEQSSLLWFRSYLDALLPSMFDALFEHGLVFEPHLQNILIKLEQDLVAGVWIRDLEGTKLNKQTWQAQQLSSMSEKASSSVLYDQEKCWNRLAYCLLINNIVQAIFCIARRESVLEARLWHQVRLTIQQYLAQSDSEFAANKLGELLAGKAIPNKANLITRFLKRADKQAEYTDFPNPLGFPRVIPTKVKEKV; encoded by the coding sequence ATGATACAAAGTTACGATCAAATCTTGCACCAAAATCTTGCAAAAATCTATTCTCTACGTGGTTTTTTAAATTGTTTTTGCCGTGAAGTAGCTGGACCACAAGGCGCACTTTCTTACCCAGAAGATATCATTAACTTACCCGACAGTATTTTTCAAAGCTTACAAGAAACTGGTGGGATTTTATTAAACATCGATCTACATGATGGACAATTAATATGTGTGGTTGATAAAAAATCACAAAGTTACCAATACCGTTATTTATCTTATTTTTTATTTCAAAGTAATACCCAAGATCAACAGGAATTAGACTGGGATGAGTTACAAGTTATACTGTTAAACGATCTTGCGAGTCGTTTTAATACCGATGCTAATGATGAGTTATTAGCACAAATGAATAATAGTGAACAAGTATTAGCTTATTTATTATTAAATAGAAAAAGATCAAAAGAATCAACAAACCTCTATCTTGAATCAGAATCTAAATTATTACTCGGTCATGCCACTCACCCTGCGGCCAAATCACGCCTAGGTTTTAGTCAGCAAGATATACTAGATTACTCCCCAGAATTACGCGCTAGTTTTCAGTTACATTATTTCGCGGCAAAGAGCGACAAAGTGAAACGTTTAGGCACAGGTTTGAGTGATGACACATTACGTGATTTTTCAGCTACCTATGATAGTTTACCGCCTGATTATGCATTATTACCTGTGCATCCTTGGCAGGCAAAATACCTGCTAAAACAGGATGTAATTATAAAATTAATCGAACAAGGTTTATTAATTGATCTCGGTGTCCGCGGAAAAAAACTAACAGCAACGTCATCGCTACGTACCTTATATAATCCAGAATTGGATTTTTTTATTAAAGGATCCCTCAATGTCCGCATTACAAATTGCGTACGTAAAAATGCCTATTACGAACTTGAAAGCGCAGTTAAGTTAACCGAACTATTAACACCTAACTTTAATCAATTAGAAAAAAAATACCCAGGTCTTAAAATCATGCATGAGCCTGGTTGTTTGACTCTTGATTTTGATGAATTAGATGCAGAAAAACAAGTACAAATAGAAGAAGGTTTCGGGGTTCTATTTCGTGAAAATCCAACTGAATTACGAGAGCAAAACATCTTATTAGCTGGCTCTCTCTTCACCCAAGGTGTATCGGGGGAAAGTAATGTAAAAACCCATATTTGGCATCTTTCACAGCGCAATCAAATGAGCTACGAACAAAGCAGTTTATTATGGTTTAGAAGTTACCTTGATGCATTATTGCCAAGCATGTTTGATGCCCTGTTTGAACACGGGTTAGTGTTTGAGCCGCACCTACAAAATATTTTAATCAAACTAGAGCAGGACTTAGTGGCAGGTGTTTGGATCCGCGATTTAGAAGGCACCAAGCTCAATAAGCAAACGTGGCAAGCCCAACAGCTCTCAAGCATGAGTGAAAAGGCAAGTAGTAGTGTGTTATACGATCAAGAGAAATGCTGGAATCGCCTCGCTTATTGCTTATTGATTAACAATATTGTGCAGGCGATTTTCTGCATCGCTAGACGAGAGTCGGTACTTGAGGCGCGACTTTGGCATCAAGTACGTTTAACGATTCAACAGTATTTAGCTCAAAGCGACAGTGAATTTGCAGCTAACAAGCTAGGTGAATTATTAGCAGGAAAAGCGATCCCTAATAAAGCAAACTTGATCACAAGATTTTTAAAACGCGCTGATAAACAAGCTGAATACACTGATTTCCCCAATCCTTTAGGGTTTCCTCGTGTTATCCCAACTAAAGTGAAGGAAAAAGTATGA
- a CDS encoding IucA/IucC family siderophore biosynthesis protein: MNHYQQSLAYTYQQINQESAQLSELWFSQLQDDTLQEKQLSVVDIRAQFTNAQRRCLVTLCKSMLREGIFNAPENLQFSDNNAYLRINNTPLTLKIENIEQVRYGFLEGFTGLTLHEDDQLIYVLDEPTKLLALLQVCTNYSLIEVQRFAHELLNSMLNDALFLSYRLVWGQKIEQQRIQTGYASFWSWVKNLNGQNNNCLLLEQWGTVGHPIHPGVKCKQDLTAQQVLTMSPEFQANVAVRLAAVKIGLFSIEGYQQSQYQEWFAEQYPEWQQRWKIALTTQGFDANDYIPVPVHPFQADSFLPEVFADLIVKQDLLLLDSGPQINCGPTMSFRTLVPENSESYPHIKLPIAMRLTSAERVLSNRSCHMGPRVSQFLETIAEKYPEIGCKLRVMRETPGLHYAGDKYREEKYGKYFSVLFRQNPREKLIDNEVAVPVATLMADTPSSDSLFAEIAQSNQLSIASVLETYLDVLLTPVLQVYLRFGISLEAHQQNSMMIFNDNGLPQSLLLRDFGAFRAHQNTFISSGEKLEFHQDKSVLSNDKQDVRNKLLHAVFICHLSELINHLVVRGYIDEAQAWKMAYQRIATIFEHTKHNAPAQWWAQEYQALLNEPWQMKRFTLMRLANNNEYNYQALLNPLSQEAVLDANQCDSFTVV, encoded by the coding sequence ATGAATCACTATCAACAAAGCCTAGCGTATACCTATCAGCAAATAAATCAAGAATCCGCGCAGCTTAGTGAATTATGGTTTTCACAGCTGCAGGATGATACGCTGCAAGAAAAGCAATTATCGGTCGTCGATATACGCGCACAATTTACCAATGCACAGCGACGCTGTTTAGTCACATTATGTAAGTCGATGTTGCGAGAAGGTATCTTTAATGCACCAGAAAACCTACAATTTTCTGATAACAATGCTTATTTACGCATCAATAATACTCCGTTAACCTTAAAAATAGAAAACATTGAACAGGTGCGCTATGGCTTTCTGGAAGGTTTTACAGGATTAACCTTACACGAAGATGATCAGCTTATTTACGTCTTGGACGAACCGACTAAACTATTGGCTCTATTACAGGTTTGTACAAACTACTCTTTAATAGAAGTACAGCGATTCGCACATGAGTTGCTGAATTCTATGTTAAACGACGCTTTGTTTTTAAGCTATCGTCTCGTGTGGGGACAAAAAATAGAACAACAAAGAATACAGACTGGGTATGCGAGCTTCTGGTCTTGGGTTAAAAACTTAAATGGACAAAATAATAACTGCTTGCTACTTGAGCAATGGGGAACAGTCGGTCACCCGATCCACCCCGGTGTAAAATGTAAACAAGACCTAACGGCACAGCAAGTATTAACCATGTCACCCGAGTTTCAAGCGAATGTTGCAGTACGTCTCGCTGCAGTAAAAATCGGTTTATTCTCCATCGAGGGTTATCAACAATCTCAGTATCAAGAATGGTTTGCCGAACAATATCCAGAATGGCAACAACGCTGGAAAATAGCATTAACAACGCAGGGCTTCGACGCGAATGATTATATTCCTGTGCCCGTACACCCATTCCAGGCCGATAGCTTTTTACCCGAAGTATTTGCAGACTTAATTGTGAAGCAGGACTTATTACTACTCGACTCAGGACCACAAATAAACTGTGGTCCAACGATGTCTTTTCGTACCTTAGTACCTGAAAACTCAGAATCTTACCCACATATAAAACTGCCTATCGCAATGCGACTAACCAGTGCGGAACGCGTTTTATCCAATCGTTCTTGCCATATGGGACCAAGAGTGAGCCAATTTTTAGAGACCATTGCTGAAAAGTACCCTGAGATTGGCTGTAAATTACGTGTTATGCGCGAAACACCAGGGTTACATTATGCTGGCGATAAATACAGAGAAGAAAAATATGGCAAATACTTTTCGGTGCTATTTCGTCAGAACCCCCGTGAAAAGTTAATCGATAATGAGGTTGCCGTACCTGTTGCCACGCTCATGGCTGACACCCCGAGTTCGGACTCTTTATTTGCAGAGATAGCCCAAAGCAATCAACTTTCTATCGCGTCCGTTTTAGAAACTTATCTTGATGTGTTGCTGACGCCAGTACTACAAGTATATTTACGCTTTGGCATTAGCCTAGAGGCTCATCAGCAAAATTCCATGATGATTTTTAATGATAATGGCCTACCACAATCATTACTGTTAAGAGATTTTGGGGCTTTTAGAGCACACCAAAACACATTTATCTCGAGTGGTGAAAAACTTGAGTTTCATCAAGATAAAAGTGTACTCAGTAATGACAAGCAAGATGTCAGAAATAAACTATTACACGCGGTATTTATTTGTCATCTTTCAGAGTTAATTAACCACTTGGTCGTGCGGGGTTATATTGATGAAGCACAGGCTTGGAAAATGGCTTATCAACGTATTGCTACTATTTTCGAGCACACTAAACATAATGCGCCAGCGCAATGGTGGGCTCAAGAATATCAAGCGTTATTAAATGAACCTTGGCAAATGAAACGTTTCACTTTAATGAGATTAGCCAATAACAATGAATATAACTATCAGGCATTGTTGAATCCTTTAAGTCAGGAGGCGGTACTAGATGCCAACCAATGTGATTCGTTTACTGTGGTTTAG
- a CDS encoding MFS transporter yields MPTNVIRLLWFSQIIAIGSMEMSGPFWPLILSQQSQGVSLSVFSALIYILPLLGAMFSAPVWGKLGDRIGHKYMILRALFVLALSQCLLLYVKEVEWVCLIRFVQGVCAGSIAAMQAYALRTSKTQEQGQILGKLQSSVAAGTLLGPVLGGMLIDYRGFNSVFTLGSVSCLLVFFAVALLLPEDKNGPVNKARGKSTARVISPPLFSLPVLLCLLALAQLAKRLPSSFFAIYGQDVLEASSFQIGMLYGLTGFAILLFAPYWGRYFDRANNQQIKNSLLLICTMAGLSQFAFSFVEQSLLLAGLLRFIWGIFLAAILPLLFMQLRKLVTTNDIGKSIGMGHSASKLGALIGIGVGAISISLLAINQGFSMIAVTYMIMILLIAICAKKKDKKEN; encoded by the coding sequence ATGCCAACCAATGTGATTCGTTTACTGTGGTTTAGTCAAATAATCGCGATTGGTTCGATGGAAATGAGTGGCCCTTTTTGGCCACTTATTTTATCTCAACAGAGCCAAGGTGTCAGCTTATCAGTATTTTCTGCCCTCATTTATATATTACCTCTATTAGGAGCCATGTTTAGCGCGCCTGTCTGGGGTAAATTAGGTGATCGTATAGGGCATAAATATATGATATTAAGAGCACTATTTGTTTTAGCTCTATCACAATGTTTATTACTTTATGTGAAAGAAGTGGAATGGGTTTGTTTGATCCGCTTTGTACAAGGGGTTTGCGCAGGGTCGATTGCTGCAATGCAAGCCTATGCCTTACGAACCAGTAAGACACAAGAACAAGGTCAGATCTTGGGTAAACTACAATCATCTGTTGCCGCCGGTACGCTATTAGGACCCGTTTTAGGCGGAATGCTAATCGATTACAGGGGGTTCAATAGCGTGTTTACATTAGGCTCCGTCAGTTGCTTGCTGGTATTTTTTGCCGTAGCCTTGTTATTACCTGAAGATAAAAATGGTCCAGTTAACAAAGCGAGGGGGAAGTCTACAGCGCGAGTTATTTCACCTCCTCTTTTTAGTCTCCCCGTTTTACTCTGTTTGTTAGCATTGGCACAACTTGCTAAACGTTTGCCTAGTAGCTTTTTTGCCATTTATGGGCAAGACGTATTAGAAGCAAGTTCATTTCAAATCGGCATGCTATACGGATTAACCGGCTTCGCTATTTTACTCTTTGCTCCTTATTGGGGACGATACTTTGACCGAGCCAATAATCAACAAATAAAAAACAGTCTGCTTTTAATCTGTACCATGGCAGGTCTATCACAATTTGCCTTTAGTTTTGTAGAACAAAGCTTGCTACTGGCAGGCTTATTACGCTTTATATGGGGTATTTTTCTTGCCGCTATTTTACCGTTGTTATTTATGCAGTTACGAAAATTAGTGACGACAAATGACATTGGCAAAAGTATCGGTATGGGCCACAGTGCGAGCAAGCTTGGCGCATTAATAGGTATTGGAGTTGGTGCGATTAGTATAAGTCTTTTAGCGATAAATCAAGGGTTTTCAATGATTGCAGTGACTTACATGATTATGATTCTTTTGATCGCCATATGCGCTAAAAAGAAAGATAAAAAGGAAAATTAA
- a CDS encoding ABC-F family ATPase, producing MISTANITMQFGAKPLFENISVKFGGGNRYGLIGANGCGKSTFMKILGGDLDQSSGNVKLDENERLGKLRQDQFAFENNTVLDTVIMGHAEMWAVKEERDAIYANPDMSEADGMRVGDLESEFAEMDGYTAESRAGELLIGVGIPVELHYGLMSEVAPGWKLRVLLAQALFSDPDILLLDEPTNNLDIATIDWLEETLNARQSTMVIISHDRHFLNSVCTHMADLDFGELRVYPGNYDDYMFAAALAREQLLTSNSKKEAQITELKAFVARFSANASKAKQASSRAKRLDKIELDEVKVSSRQTPFIRFEQEKQLYRNALEIQGLTKGFDEGPLFSNFKSMVEVGERIAIIGTNGVGKTTLMRMLADELTPDAGEYKWSENVNIAYYAQDHESYFEEDLTLMEWMNQWKEKGDDDQTVRGFLGRLLFSNDDISKKVSVLSGGEKGRMLYGKLMMQKPNVLLMDEPTNHMDMESIEALNMSLEKYEGTLLFISHDREFVSTVATRIWDITPNGIVDFDGTYEEYIASK from the coding sequence ATCATTAGCACAGCAAATATTACAATGCAGTTCGGTGCCAAGCCACTTTTCGAAAATATCTCAGTTAAGTTCGGTGGCGGTAATCGTTACGGTTTAATCGGTGCTAACGGTTGTGGTAAATCAACATTCATGAAAATCCTAGGTGGCGATTTAGATCAAAGCTCTGGTAACGTGAAGCTTGATGAGAACGAACGTCTAGGTAAATTACGTCAGGATCAATTCGCATTCGAAAACAATACTGTACTTGATACAGTGATCATGGGCCACGCAGAAATGTGGGCTGTGAAAGAAGAGCGTGACGCAATTTATGCTAACCCTGACATGTCTGAAGCAGATGGTATGCGTGTTGGCGATCTAGAAAGTGAATTTGCAGAGATGGACGGCTACACAGCTGAATCTCGTGCGGGTGAACTACTAATCGGTGTTGGTATCCCAGTAGAACTACACTACGGCCTAATGAGCGAAGTTGCTCCGGGTTGGAAACTACGTGTACTACTAGCACAAGCACTATTTTCTGATCCAGATATCTTATTACTTGACGAACCAACGAATAACTTGGATATCGCAACGATTGACTGGTTAGAAGAAACACTAAACGCACGTCAAAGCACAATGGTAATCATCTCGCATGATCGTCATTTCTTAAACAGTGTTTGTACTCACATGGCTGACCTAGATTTTGGTGAACTACGCGTTTACCCAGGTAACTACGATGATTACATGTTTGCTGCTGCATTAGCACGTGAACAGCTATTAACAAGCAACTCTAAAAAAGAAGCGCAAATTACAGAACTTAAAGCATTCGTTGCTCGTTTCTCTGCAAACGCATCGAAAGCAAAACAAGCATCATCACGTGCTAAACGTCTTGATAAAATTGAACTTGATGAAGTTAAAGTGTCTAGCCGTCAAACGCCATTCATTCGTTTTGAGCAAGAAAAACAGCTTTACCGTAACGCATTAGAAATTCAAGGTCTAACAAAAGGCTTTGATGAAGGTCCATTATTCTCTAACTTTAAGAGCATGGTTGAAGTTGGCGAGCGTATCGCAATTATCGGTACCAATGGTGTTGGTAAAACGACATTAATGCGTATGTTAGCAGACGAACTGACTCCAGATGCGGGTGAGTACAAATGGTCTGAAAACGTAAACATCGCTTATTATGCACAGGATCACGAATCATACTTCGAAGAAGATCTAACGCTAATGGAGTGGATGAACCAGTGGAAAGAAAAAGGCGATGACGATCAAACTGTTCGTGGTTTCCTAGGCCGTCTACTATTCTCTAATGATGACATTAGTAAGAAAGTAAGCGTACTATCTGGTGGTGAAAAAGGCCGTATGCTTTACGGTAAATTAATGATGCAAAAACCGAACGTATTATTAATGGATGAACCAACTAACCACATGGACATGGAATCAATCGAAGCATTGAACATGTCTCTTGAGAAATATGAAGGTACATTACTGTTCATCTCTCATGACCGTGAGTTCGTATCTACAGTTGCGACACGTATCTGGGATATCACGCCAAACGGAATCGTTGATTTTGACGGTACTTACGAAGAATATATCGCAAGCAAATAA
- a CDS encoding MFS transporter, producing the protein MKPLPKSLFSSFSKESPFVFLALAGIVMSMTFSAWNALLNNFAIENAAFTGAEIGTLQSIREIPGLLAFTAAFVLLILKEQIFAIIALSLLSIGVAITGFFPSVYGLYATTVLMSVGFHYYETINQSLSLQWFSKAEAPAQLGRLLAVKSFAALFTFAGIWLAFSVFDADYVTVYMACGLLGLVITAWLATHKPNIQNSHVQHKKLILRKRYSLYYLLTFLAGARRQIFVVFAGFLMVEKFGYGVPEITALFMLNHVINLYLGPKIGAWIGRVGERRALTFEYTGLIFVFIGYALVESAEFAAVLYIIDHLFFAVAIALKTYFQKIADPKDIAGSMGVSFSINHIAAVVIPVIFGMIWLYNPSLVFYAGAAIASLSLILSRFIPVTYKSESSVSNNAV; encoded by the coding sequence ATGAAACCATTACCTAAATCACTCTTTAGCTCATTCTCCAAAGAAAGCCCATTTGTTTTTCTCGCCCTTGCCGGTATTGTCATGTCGATGACCTTTTCAGCATGGAACGCATTACTGAATAACTTTGCTATCGAGAATGCCGCATTTACAGGGGCCGAAATAGGCACCTTACAATCGATACGTGAGATCCCTGGGTTACTTGCTTTCACGGCTGCATTTGTATTACTGATACTAAAGGAACAAATATTTGCCATTATTGCCTTATCTTTACTCTCAATTGGCGTGGCGATAACAGGCTTTTTCCCCTCTGTTTATGGCTTATATGCCACAACCGTGCTTATGTCTGTGGGTTTCCATTATTACGAAACCATCAACCAGTCATTAAGCCTACAATGGTTCAGTAAAGCCGAAGCCCCTGCGCAATTGGGTCGACTACTCGCAGTGAAATCATTTGCAGCCCTCTTTACCTTTGCAGGTATTTGGCTGGCGTTCAGCGTGTTTGATGCGGACTACGTAACCGTATACATGGCATGTGGGCTGCTCGGGCTCGTGATAACAGCTTGGCTTGCAACCCATAAACCTAATATCCAAAACTCCCACGTACAACACAAAAAGCTCATCTTGCGTAAGCGCTACAGTTTGTATTACTTACTGACGTTTTTAGCGGGTGCTCGCCGACAAATATTTGTCGTCTTCGCTGGTTTCTTAATGGTTGAAAAATTCGGTTACGGTGTTCCAGAGATCACCGCGCTATTCATGCTTAACCATGTTATTAATCTATATTTAGGGCCTAAAATCGGCGCATGGATTGGACGTGTAGGTGAGCGTCGCGCATTAACATTCGAATATACCGGACTTATCTTTGTGTTTATTGGTTACGCCTTGGTAGAGTCAGCAGAGTTTGCCGCCGTGCTGTATATTATTGATCACCTGTTCTTTGCAGTCGCTATTGCATTAAAGACCTATTTCCAGAAGATCGCGGATCCGAAAGACATTGCAGGAAGCATGGGCGTGAGTTTCTCGATTAATCATATTGCCGCAGTCGTTATTCCGGTAATTTTCGGCATGATCTGGTTATACAATCCTTCGTTAGTATTTTACGCAGGCGCGGCGATTGCCAGTTTATCTTTGATACTCAGTCGCTTCATACCAGTGACGTACAAATCAGAATCAAGCGTGAGCAATAACGCAGTATAA